In Paenibacillus ihbetae, the following are encoded in one genomic region:
- a CDS encoding DUF6470 family protein: protein MNIPRIQIQQGYSQIGLETTKGQQSIEQARPSLNMRQRHGQLEMERTSPVLEVDSRRAWSALGKARFEEMTDRVSQSSLQISMHNIADIARNGDRMMAFHEGGNVFAEIARDNVFGERPRVEVTGEPGYDNVDVTFIPGQVHTNYTPGGVTFNPEIYKPVIDYYPGKVNPYLVHQNFIFMSATGKQLDAVV from the coding sequence ATGAATATCCCCCGTATTCAAATTCAGCAAGGGTATTCACAAATAGGGCTTGAAACAACAAAAGGTCAACAAAGCATTGAGCAGGCAAGACCATCACTTAACATGAGACAGCGGCACGGTCAACTTGAGATGGAGAGGACTAGTCCTGTATTAGAAGTTGATTCGAGAAGAGCTTGGTCTGCACTCGGCAAGGCCCGATTCGAGGAAATGACGGACCGTGTGTCGCAATCTTCTCTTCAGATCTCCATGCACAATATTGCAGATATTGCCCGTAACGGGGATCGGATGATGGCTTTTCATGAAGGCGGCAACGTATTTGCAGAGATTGCAAGGGACAACGTATTTGGAGAGCGGCCTAGAGTCGAGGTTACGGGGGAGCCGGGATACGACAATGTGGATGTCACTTTTATACCGGGCCAAGTACATACAAATTACACGCCGGGCGGCGTTACTTTTAATCCCGAGATCTACAAGCCGGTCATTGATTACTATCCTGGCAAGGTCAATCCGTATTTGGTTCATCAAAATTTTATATTTATGTCTGCGACGGGCAAGCAGCTGGATGCAGTTGTCTAA
- the flgL gene encoding flagellar hook-associated protein FlgL, with protein MMRITQSMMTSTMMSGLQGNYKRLDKYQEQMMTQRRINRPSDDPVGVASALQYRSQITATTQFEQNAEDADSWLKYGDTVMTEVTQIIQRLSELAVQGGTDTVPKDARENIAAEVDQLFHQLVSLGNSQFKGKYIFNGERTDQKPFPDDPVGTAYKLDTGEVRYQVGAGITVTVNTLGEQVFGAHGDASGIFVVVNNLKQALLADDTTGIQNAIPALQKNLETTVTKQAEMGGKQNRLEFTLSRLGDLNINYMDLQSKVEDADISKVIIDLKTSESIYQASLDTIARIIRPSLMDFLR; from the coding sequence ATGATGCGGATTACGCAATCCATGATGACCAGCACCATGATGAGCGGCCTGCAGGGTAACTACAAACGCCTGGACAAATACCAGGAGCAGATGATGACCCAGCGCCGGATCAATCGTCCTTCCGACGATCCGGTCGGCGTTGCCAGCGCTCTGCAATACCGCAGCCAAATTACGGCGACGACGCAGTTTGAGCAAAACGCGGAAGATGCGGACTCGTGGCTGAAGTATGGGGACACGGTCATGACCGAGGTTACGCAAATCATTCAGCGTTTATCGGAGCTGGCCGTTCAAGGTGGAACGGATACGGTTCCTAAGGATGCGCGTGAGAATATTGCGGCCGAGGTGGATCAACTATTTCATCAGCTAGTTTCATTAGGGAACTCTCAATTTAAGGGGAAGTATATATTTAACGGAGAACGGACGGACCAGAAGCCTTTTCCGGACGATCCTGTGGGGACGGCGTACAAGTTGGATACTGGTGAAGTGCGATATCAGGTAGGGGCTGGAATAACTGTTACTGTAAACACTCTTGGGGAGCAGGTATTTGGTGCACATGGAGATGCCTCCGGCATTTTTGTTGTGGTAAATAATTTGAAGCAAGCTTTACTTGCGGATGATACCACAGGTATTCAGAATGCAATTCCTGCTTTACAAAAAAACCTGGAGACCACCGTTACAAAACAGGCTGAAATGGGTGGCAAGCAGAATAGATTGGAATTTACACTCAGCAGGCTTGGCGATTTGAATATTAATTATATGGATCTTCAATCTAAGGTGGAGGACGCTGATATTTCAAAGGTCATTATTGATCTGAAAACATCGGAGAGCATTTATCAGGCTTCATTGGATACAATTGCCCGGATCATTCGTCCGAGCTTGATGGATTTCCTAAGATAA